In a genomic window of Salegentibacter salegens:
- a CDS encoding DUF4254 domain-containing protein — MFSDKANKIFQEVIAKYHEKDTVEQPFSNPYDSENELIEHLLYRKCWIDTVQWHYEDIIRDKHIDPVDALALKRQIDASNQDRTDTVEYIDSYFLEKFKDLKPKDDATINSESPAWAIDRLSILALKIYHMHEEANRKDASQEHQMKCKAKLDVLLEQRVDLSTAINQLLEDIAAGKKYMKVYRQMKMYNDDELNPVLRKK; from the coding sequence ATGTTTTCAGATAAAGCGAATAAGATTTTTCAGGAAGTAATAGCGAAATATCACGAAAAAGATACGGTAGAGCAGCCGTTTTCAAATCCGTACGACAGCGAAAATGAATTGATTGAACATTTGTTATACAGAAAATGCTGGATAGACACGGTGCAGTGGCATTATGAAGATATTATTCGCGATAAGCATATTGATCCTGTAGATGCACTGGCGCTAAAACGCCAAATAGATGCGTCAAATCAAGATCGTACCGACACAGTGGAATATATTGACAGTTATTTTTTAGAAAAATTTAAAGACCTTAAGCCAAAAGATGATGCTACAATAAATTCTGAAAGTCCGGCGTGGGCCATTGACAGACTTTCAATTTTAGCATTGAAAATTTACCATATGCACGAGGAGGCCAACCGGAAAGATGCCTCTCAAGAACACCAAATGAAATGCAAGGCTAAACTTGATGTTTTACTGGAGCAGCGCGTAGACCTTTCTACCGCAATAAACCAGTTGCTGGAAGATATTGCTGCGGGGAAAAAGTATATGAAGGTTTACAGGCAAATGAAGATGTATAATGACGATGAGTTAAATCCTGTTTTAAGAAAAAAATAG
- a CDS encoding DNA adenine methylase produces MNYIGSKHKLGDFIKSTVKEVVGANLSQMVFCDLFAGTGSVGRNFKTSVKSVIANDTEFYSYVLLKNYIENHQKLDTEDLLIKLNNQEGKAGFIFEEYSENGKSNRLYFSEANGKKIDAIRQQIENWKLNKNIGENQYFFLLASLLESADKVANTASVYGAFLKKVKLSAQKELVLRPANFDFTEHSHQVFQKDANQLIKEIKGDILYLDPPYNARQYGANYHILNTIAKYDTFAPQGKTGLRDYYRSNYCSRGKVENSFRELLENANFKYIFFSYNNEGLMPSAEIKKIMSRFGNYDLVTRNYQRFKADKTENRNHTANNTTEYLHILEKR; encoded by the coding sequence ATGAATTATATAGGTTCTAAACATAAGCTTGGCGATTTTATAAAATCTACGGTAAAAGAAGTGGTTGGCGCAAATCTTTCTCAAATGGTATTTTGCGATCTCTTTGCCGGAACCGGAAGCGTGGGGCGCAATTTTAAAACCTCGGTAAAATCGGTTATCGCTAATGATACTGAGTTTTATAGTTATGTTTTACTGAAAAATTATATCGAAAATCATCAAAAATTAGATACCGAAGATCTTCTTATTAAACTAAATAATCAGGAAGGGAAAGCCGGTTTTATTTTTGAAGAATACAGCGAAAATGGAAAATCCAACCGACTTTATTTTTCTGAAGCAAATGGAAAGAAAATTGACGCGATTAGACAGCAAATAGAAAATTGGAAATTGAATAAAAATATAGGGGAAAACCAGTATTTTTTCCTTTTAGCTTCATTATTAGAAAGTGCCGATAAAGTGGCCAATACCGCTTCAGTCTATGGCGCATTTTTAAAAAAGGTAAAACTTTCGGCACAGAAGGAATTAGTATTAAGACCAGCAAACTTTGATTTTACAGAACATTCCCACCAGGTTTTTCAAAAAGATGCGAATCAATTAATTAAAGAAATTAAAGGCGATATTTTATATTTAGATCCGCCCTACAATGCGCGGCAGTACGGCGCGAACTACCATATTTTAAATACCATCGCAAAATATGATACCTTTGCACCACAAGGTAAAACTGGCTTGCGTGATTATTATCGATCAAATTATTGCAGCCGGGGAAAGGTTGAAAATTCGTTTCGAGAATTGCTTGAAAATGCAAATTTCAAGTATATTTTTTTCAGTTATAATAACGAAGGTTTAATGCCTTCAGCAGAAATAAAAAAAATAATGAGCCGTTTTGGAAATTACGACCTGGTAACCAGAAATTACCAGCGTTTTAAAGCCGATAAAACCGAAAACCGAAACCATACGGCCAATAATACAACAGAATATTTACACATTTTAGAAAAAAGATAG
- a CDS encoding DUF6427 family protein — MLTSFFGKSKPVNGVAITVFLIIFFIIANFREWFIDFNLLVFLEKLAVLLALIISVFTLNFIAKKNELTQRSAYKILFFAIFTASFFALLRNHQVIFANLLVLLAFRRIISLKSKKVMQKKVFDATFWICIASLFYFWSILFLVVVYAGILYYLPKPKNWLIPPIAALAVAILTLSFHIIAYDQFYTFSQWFEWSNFDYSNYQNLEILIPVSIILTLALWTLVQFFAVVNKASVSMKPSLNLVLLSLLTAVAVAIFAPTKDGSELIFFFVPLSIITSIYFDQREDKVFREVLLVLLILMPLCIPFIF; from the coding sequence ATGCTAACAAGCTTTTTTGGCAAATCAAAACCGGTAAACGGGGTTGCGATCACAGTTTTTCTCATCATATTTTTTATTATCGCCAATTTTAGGGAGTGGTTTATAGATTTTAATCTATTGGTTTTTCTAGAAAAACTGGCCGTTTTATTAGCTCTAATAATAAGTGTTTTCACCCTGAATTTCATTGCCAAGAAAAATGAACTTACCCAGCGTAGCGCCTATAAAATTTTATTTTTTGCAATTTTTACAGCTTCATTTTTTGCGCTTTTAAGAAATCATCAGGTAATATTTGCCAATTTATTGGTACTACTGGCTTTTAGAAGAATTATTAGCTTAAAATCTAAAAAAGTAATGCAGAAAAAGGTTTTTGATGCTACTTTTTGGATTTGTATCGCCTCACTTTTTTATTTCTGGTCTATTTTGTTCCTGGTGGTGGTTTATGCCGGAATCTTATATTATCTCCCAAAGCCTAAAAACTGGTTAATTCCGCCTATTGCGGCTTTAGCAGTAGCGATTTTAACGCTTAGTTTTCATATTATCGCATACGACCAATTTTATACGTTTTCGCAATGGTTTGAGTGGAGTAATTTTGATTATTCAAATTATCAAAATCTCGAAATCCTCATTCCCGTAAGTATTATTTTGACTTTAGCACTTTGGACACTTGTGCAGTTTTTTGCGGTGGTAAATAAGGCCAGTGTTTCTATGAAACCTTCCTTAAACCTGGTTTTGTTAAGTTTACTCACGGCTGTTGCGGTTGCTATTTTTGCACCTACCAAAGACGGTAGCGAGCTTATTTTCTTTTTTGTACCGTTAAGTATAATCACTTCAATTTATTTTGATCAAAGAGAGGACAAAGTCTTTCGGGAAGTTTTACTGGTTTTGCTTATCTTAATGCCATTGTGTATTCCTTTTATTTTTTAA
- a CDS encoding DUF6341 family protein: MLKDIFEGIAYLFEEILFVPLDALRSLELDSWWAANALNFIFILVGLAAFAYWMKQLKHYNEVNDEDRDPTAHSFLG; this comes from the coding sequence ATGTTAAAAGATATATTTGAAGGTATTGCCTATTTATTCGAGGAAATATTATTTGTTCCTTTAGATGCTTTAAGATCGCTGGAACTTGATTCCTGGTGGGCAGCAAATGCCTTAAACTTCATCTTTATCCTAGTTGGTTTGGCAGCTTTTGCCTACTGGATGAAGCAACTTAAGCACTACAACGAAGTTAACGATGAAGATCGCGATCCTACGGCACACTCGTTTTTAGGATAA
- the purD gene encoding phosphoribosylamine--glycine ligase, translating into MKILILGAGGREHTFAYKLAQSPKCSQLFVAPGNAGTAEISENIDLKVTDFKAIKDFVLKEKIEMLVVGPEDPLVEGITDFFAEDDALNSVKVIGPSKRGALLEGSKERAKEFMAMHKIPTAAYESFTEKSLEAGKEFLETLNPPYVLKADGLAAGKGVLIINDLEEAKQELQNMLAEKKFGAASAKVVIEEFLDGIELSVFVLTDGKNYKILPTAKDYKRIGEGDTGLNTGGMGAISPVPFVDEELMQKIEERIVKPTVNGLQEEDIDYKGFVFIGLIMVKNDPYVIEYNVRMGDPETEVVLPRIKSDLVDIFVKVSEEKLNEASLEIDERTATTVMLVSGGYPEAYEKSKEITGFDKVEDSIVFHAGTKFEGDKVVTSGGRVIAVTSFGKDYKEALKKSYQNVEKLHFDKMYYRKDLGFDLS; encoded by the coding sequence ATGAAAATTTTAATTCTCGGCGCCGGCGGACGCGAACATACATTTGCTTACAAACTGGCTCAAAGCCCAAAATGTTCTCAACTTTTTGTGGCACCCGGGAACGCGGGCACTGCCGAAATTTCTGAAAATATAGACCTGAAAGTAACCGATTTTAAAGCGATTAAAGATTTTGTGCTGAAAGAGAAAATTGAGATGCTGGTAGTAGGTCCTGAAGATCCTTTGGTAGAAGGCATTACCGATTTCTTTGCTGAAGATGATGCGCTAAACAGCGTAAAAGTTATTGGCCCATCTAAACGAGGGGCGCTTTTAGAAGGAAGTAAAGAGCGTGCAAAAGAGTTTATGGCGATGCATAAGATTCCAACCGCTGCCTACGAGAGTTTTACCGAAAAAAGCCTTGAAGCCGGAAAAGAATTTTTGGAAACTTTAAATCCGCCGTATGTTTTAAAAGCCGATGGACTCGCTGCCGGAAAAGGGGTTTTAATTATTAACGATCTGGAAGAGGCTAAACAGGAGCTTCAAAATATGCTGGCCGAAAAGAAATTTGGCGCCGCCAGCGCCAAAGTGGTAATCGAAGAATTTTTAGACGGAATTGAATTAAGCGTTTTTGTACTTACTGACGGGAAAAATTATAAAATCTTACCAACCGCCAAAGATTACAAACGAATAGGAGAAGGAGACACCGGCCTAAATACCGGCGGAATGGGCGCTATTTCTCCCGTTCCATTTGTGGATGAAGAATTGATGCAAAAAATTGAAGAACGCATCGTAAAACCAACGGTTAATGGTTTGCAGGAAGAAGATATAGACTATAAAGGTTTTGTTTTTATCGGTTTAATTATGGTGAAAAACGATCCTTATGTTATAGAATATAATGTGCGCATGGGCGACCCGGAAACTGAGGTTGTACTTCCCAGAATCAAATCAGATTTAGTAGATATTTTTGTAAAAGTTTCTGAAGAAAAATTAAATGAAGCTTCATTAGAAATAGATGAACGCACTGCCACCACAGTAATGTTGGTCTCTGGTGGTTATCCCGAAGCTTACGAAAAATCTAAAGAAATCACAGGATTTGATAAAGTTGAAGATTCAATAGTTTTCCACGCCGGAACCAAATTTGAAGGCGATAAAGTTGTAACCAGTGGTGGAAGGGTGATTGCGGTGACTTCTTTTGGGAAAGATTACAAAGAAGCACTAAAAAAATCTTACCAAAATGTAGAAAAACTACATTTCGATAAGATGTATTATAGAAAAGATCTTGGTTTTGATTTATCCTAA
- a CDS encoding phenylacetate--CoA ligase family protein, giving the protein MDWFKLSLQLNKFPINRAQKTLQEIQEIPVEDYNNYISGKRQEIVEFHLNNNRFYKNFFRKNSFSNWNEVPVMAKTDLQQKLENRLSKGFSKSTAYIGKTSGSSGTPFIFAKDKFAHALSWAGFQDRYQWHDIDLNKSLQARFYGIPLDFYGNIQERIKDRISLRRRFPIFDLSEQKMEKFLKRFKNSNFSYINGYTSAVLLFAKFLDHKNLNLKEVCPHLKLCIVTSERLFKEDKKLMELVFGVPVVNEYGASEVGLIAFENKENEWVVNAEDLFVEILDKNNKPVPTGSEGRIVITSLYNKAHPIIRYDVGDTGVLSEKSTLKKPILEKLIGRTNDIAILPDGKVVPGLTFYYVTKSIIEDTGSIKEFVINQNAQDSFKIEYVSQSDFSETQKQKILQSIKTYVGKNLKVAFERKDKLARSKSGKLKQFTSTL; this is encoded by the coding sequence TTGGACTGGTTTAAACTTTCGTTGCAGCTTAATAAATTTCCCATTAACCGGGCGCAAAAAACACTACAGGAAATACAGGAAATCCCGGTAGAAGATTATAACAATTATATCTCTGGAAAACGCCAGGAAATAGTTGAATTTCACCTAAATAATAATCGGTTTTATAAGAATTTTTTCCGAAAAAATTCATTTTCTAATTGGAACGAAGTGCCGGTAATGGCTAAAACCGATTTACAGCAAAAACTTGAAAACCGACTGAGCAAAGGTTTTTCAAAATCTACCGCTTATATTGGGAAAACTTCAGGTAGCAGCGGTACACCCTTTATTTTCGCCAAAGATAAATTTGCCCACGCACTTAGCTGGGCGGGTTTTCAGGATCGCTACCAATGGCACGATATTGACCTCAATAAATCTTTACAAGCCAGGTTTTATGGAATTCCGCTGGATTTCTACGGAAATATCCAGGAGCGAATTAAAGACCGAATTAGCTTACGCAGAAGGTTTCCCATTTTTGATCTTAGCGAACAAAAGATGGAAAAATTTTTGAAGCGTTTTAAAAATTCAAATTTCAGCTATATAAACGGCTACACAAGTGCAGTCTTACTTTTCGCTAAATTCCTGGATCATAAAAACTTAAATTTAAAAGAAGTCTGTCCCCATCTTAAACTTTGTATTGTTACTTCTGAAAGATTATTTAAAGAAGATAAAAAATTAATGGAACTGGTTTTTGGAGTTCCCGTGGTGAACGAATATGGCGCCAGTGAGGTGGGACTTATCGCTTTTGAAAACAAGGAAAATGAATGGGTAGTAAACGCAGAAGATCTTTTTGTAGAAATTCTTGATAAAAATAACAAACCCGTTCCAACTGGAAGCGAAGGCCGAATTGTGATCACTTCACTTTATAATAAAGCACATCCTATAATTCGTTATGACGTCGGCGATACCGGCGTACTTTCAGAAAAAAGCACGTTGAAAAAGCCAATTTTGGAAAAACTAATAGGGCGTACTAACGATATTGCTATACTGCCCGATGGGAAAGTGGTGCCGGGACTTACTTTTTATTACGTAACTAAAAGTATAATTGAAGACACGGGAAGCATCAAAGAATTTGTAATCAATCAAAATGCGCAGGATTCTTTTAAAATTGAATATGTAAGTCAAAGTGATTTCTCAGAAACCCAGAAACAAAAAATCTTACAGTCTATTAAAACATACGTGGGTAAAAACCTAAAAGTTGCTTTTGAAAGAAAAGATAAGCTTGCACGAAGTAAAAGCGGGAAATTGAAGCAATTTACTTCAACTTTATAG
- a CDS encoding glycosyltransferase family 2 protein: MENPLVSVIMPAFNVENFIEAAVHSVISQTYSRWELFIIDDASTDATLSKAEELAKQEVRIKIIRNKKNAGTGISRNKGIKAAQGDFIAFLDADDKWKPKKLEIQLEVMQQQDATVCFSSYQPINENGNSRNEIIEALPILTYQKLLKSNYLGNLTGIYNTKKLGKIYAPEIRKRQDWALWLEAVEKGGPAIGVQRCLAKYRVRKGSISGNKFEMLKYNFKVYHKVLGFSLPKSFGFMLVFLKEHFFVKPKQVKRI; the protein is encoded by the coding sequence ATGGAGAATCCCCTGGTTTCAGTAATTATGCCCGCTTTCAATGTGGAAAATTTTATTGAAGCTGCGGTGCATTCGGTTATCTCTCAAACTTATTCCAGATGGGAATTGTTTATAATTGACGATGCTTCTACAGATGCTACCCTTTCTAAAGCGGAAGAACTGGCAAAACAAGAGGTGCGAATTAAAATAATTCGAAATAAAAAGAATGCCGGCACGGGAATAAGCAGAAATAAAGGAATTAAAGCGGCTCAGGGCGATTTTATAGCTTTCTTGGATGCAGACGATAAATGGAAACCAAAGAAGCTGGAAATCCAGCTTGAAGTGATGCAGCAGCAAGATGCCACGGTTTGTTTTTCCAGTTATCAACCAATAAATGAAAATGGAAATTCCAGAAACGAAATTATAGAAGCCCTGCCCATTTTAACCTATCAAAAATTGCTTAAATCAAACTACCTTGGCAACCTCACCGGGATTTACAATACTAAAAAATTAGGAAAGATCTACGCTCCCGAAATCAGGAAAAGGCAGGATTGGGCGCTTTGGCTGGAAGCCGTTGAGAAAGGTGGGCCGGCGATTGGTGTTCAAAGATGTTTAGCAAAATATCGAGTTAGAAAAGGTTCAATTTCAGGGAATAAATTTGAAATGCTCAAATATAATTTCAAAGTTTACCACAAAGTTTTGGGTTTTAGTTTACCAAAAAGCTTCGGCTTTATGTTGGTTTTTCTAAAGGAACATTTTTTCGTAAAACCAAAACAAGTAAAACGAATTTAG
- a CDS encoding UDP-glucuronic acid decarboxylase family protein has protein sequence MAKRILITGAAGFLGSHLCDRFIKEGYKVIAMDNLITGDLKNIEHLFELDNFEFFHHDITKFIHVPGELDYILHFASPASPIDYLKIPIQTLKVGSVGTLHCLGLAKEKNARILIASTSEVYGDPQVHPQNEEYYGNVNTIGPRGVYDEAKRFQESITMAYHRFHGLETRIARIFNTYGPRMRLNDGRVIPAFIGQALRGEDLTIFGDGLQTRSFCYVDDQIEGIYRLLLSDYSDPVNIGNPDEITIKDFAEEILKLTGTDQKVIYQELPEDDPLKRQPDISRAKEVLDWEPKVSRSQGMKITYDYFKNLSPEELEKSEHKDFSNHIRR, from the coding sequence ATGGCAAAAAGAATACTCATTACCGGTGCTGCCGGCTTTTTAGGCTCTCATTTATGCGATAGGTTTATTAAAGAAGGTTATAAAGTTATTGCGATGGATAACCTTATTACCGGAGATCTAAAGAATATTGAGCATCTTTTTGAACTTGATAATTTTGAGTTTTTTCATCACGATATTACTAAATTTATTCACGTTCCCGGAGAGTTAGATTATATTCTGCATTTCGCTTCTCCTGCCAGTCCCATAGATTATTTAAAGATTCCCATTCAAACCTTAAAAGTTGGTTCGGTGGGGACTTTGCACTGCCTTGGTTTGGCCAAAGAAAAGAACGCCAGGATTTTAATTGCTTCAACTTCAGAGGTCTATGGAGATCCGCAGGTTCATCCGCAAAATGAGGAATATTATGGCAATGTGAATACCATTGGGCCACGGGGAGTTTACGATGAAGCAAAACGATTTCAGGAATCTATAACGATGGCATACCATCGCTTTCACGGTTTGGAAACCAGGATTGCGAGAATTTTTAACACGTATGGCCCCAGAATGCGTTTAAACGATGGTCGCGTAATTCCTGCGTTTATTGGCCAGGCCTTGCGTGGTGAAGATCTTACCATTTTTGGCGATGGTTTACAAACACGCTCATTTTGTTATGTAGACGATCAAATTGAAGGAATTTATCGCTTGTTATTGAGCGATTATTCCGATCCTGTGAATATTGGAAACCCCGATGAAATCACGATTAAAGATTTTGCCGAAGAAATCCTGAAACTTACCGGAACTGATCAAAAAGTGATTTACCAGGAACTCCCCGAAGACGATCCGCTAAAAAGACAACCTGATATTAGTCGCGCGAAAGAGGTATTGGATTGGGAACCTAAAGTTTCCCGTAGCCAGGGAATGAAAATCACTTACGACTATTTTAAAAATTTAAGTCCGGAAGAATTGGAGAAAAGCGAGCATAAAGATTTTTCAAATCATATAAGGCGATAA
- the rfbD gene encoding dTDP-4-dehydrorhamnose reductase, which produces MKNILVTGANGQLGACFKKISGNYSELNFHFKSSSEADITDKYKLEKLFSEVNFDWVINCAAYTNVEKAESEDENSFKINAEGAKNIAELCAENQAILIHFSTDYVFDGKAGTPYQETDKTNPINVYGASKLKGEQLIAEVLKEHFIFRTSWLYSEFRHNFYKTILRKIEEKAELNITTSQTGTPTNANDLAEFVLEIIASEDKNFGLYHFSNLGEATWYSFANAILEFTGNSEEIRLNESNDFKTIAARPEYSVLDKTKIQQKFQKKIPEWKMSLKTLILS; this is translated from the coding sequence ATGAAAAACATTCTCGTTACCGGAGCCAACGGGCAATTAGGAGCTTGTTTTAAAAAGATTTCAGGTAATTATTCTGAATTGAATTTTCACTTTAAATCTTCTTCGGAAGCAGATATTACCGATAAATATAAATTGGAAAAACTATTTTCTGAAGTGAATTTCGATTGGGTAATTAACTGTGCTGCCTATACAAATGTTGAAAAAGCTGAATCTGAAGACGAAAATTCTTTTAAAATTAATGCTGAAGGTGCCAAAAATATCGCTGAGCTTTGTGCTGAAAATCAAGCAATTTTAATACATTTTTCCACCGATTATGTATTTGATGGAAAAGCTGGAACACCTTATCAGGAAACCGATAAAACCAATCCTATAAATGTTTATGGCGCTTCAAAATTAAAGGGAGAACAGCTAATCGCCGAGGTTTTAAAAGAACATTTTATTTTTAGGACTTCCTGGTTGTATTCAGAATTTAGGCATAATTTTTATAAAACTATTCTTCGAAAAATAGAAGAAAAAGCTGAATTAAATATTACGACTTCCCAAACAGGTACTCCCACTAACGCCAACGATCTGGCTGAATTTGTTCTGGAAATAATCGCTTCAGAAGATAAGAATTTTGGTTTGTATCATTTCAGTAACTTAGGGGAAGCTACCTGGTATAGTTTTGCAAATGCAATTTTAGAATTTACAGGAAATTCAGAAGAAATTCGGTTAAACGAAAGCAACGATTTTAAAACCATTGCCGCCAGGCCGGAATACAGCGTGTTAGACAAAACTAAAATTCAACAGAAATTTCAGAAGAAAATTCCGGAATGGAAGATGAGTCTTAAAACGCTTATCCTTTCGTAA
- the rfbC gene encoding dTDP-4-dehydrorhamnose 3,5-epimerase → MHVEESPLKDCFIIKPDIFRDKRGLFLESYHKKKFIELTGIEKEFVQDNQSISKRGVLRGLHYQTGEFGQTKLVRAIYGKVLDVVVDLRPESPTFKQSFKIILDDENLYQLYIPKGFGHGFVTLSETSVFAYKCDEFYYPGYESGIIYNDPDLAIDWGFPEEEMIISDKDLKQPSLKEAFK, encoded by the coding sequence ATGCACGTTGAAGAATCGCCCTTAAAAGACTGTTTTATCATAAAACCCGATATTTTTCGGGATAAACGCGGCCTTTTTCTGGAGAGTTATCACAAAAAGAAGTTTATAGAATTAACCGGGATAGAAAAGGAATTTGTTCAGGATAATCAATCTATTTCCAAACGTGGAGTTTTACGTGGTTTGCATTATCAAACCGGCGAATTTGGCCAAACCAAATTGGTGCGTGCTATTTATGGAAAAGTGTTGGATGTGGTGGTAGACCTAAGGCCAGAGTCACCAACTTTCAAGCAAAGTTTTAAAATAATTCTGGACGATGAAAATCTATACCAGCTCTATATTCCCAAAGGTTTTGGCCACGGCTTTGTAACCCTTTCAGAAACTTCGGTTTTTGCTTATAAATGCGATGAATTTTATTATCCTGGTTATGAATCTGGTATCATTTACAACGATCCAGATCTTGCGATAGACTGGGGATTTCCAGAGGAAGAAATGATAATTTCAGATAAAGATTTAAAACAACCCAGTTTAAAAGAGGCTTTTAAATGA